A single Papaver somniferum cultivar HN1 unplaced genomic scaffold, ASM357369v1 unplaced-scaffold_85, whole genome shotgun sequence DNA region contains:
- the LOC113346004 gene encoding uncharacterized protein LOC113346004: protein MDHLIAALGRQFAIKDLGLLHFFLGAHAIQNSAGMLLSQKYYVSNMLVKTKMDGAASCATPIASSTSVVNSSPFEDPVLYKSTVGALQYATITRPDISYVVNKACQQFILVSCQEDIKVFERHCLLWF, encoded by the coding sequence ATGGACCATTTGATTGCTGCTTTAGGCAGGCAATTTGCTATTAAGGATTTGGGTCTCTTGCATTTTTTCTTGGGAGCTCATGCTATCCAGAACTCTGCAGGTATGCTATTATCTCAAAAATATTATGTCTCTAATATGTTAGTTAAAACTAAAATGGATGGTGCTGCTAGCTGTGCTACACCTATAGCTTCCTCAACTTCGGTGGTTAACTCTAGTCCTTTTGAAGATCCAGTTCTCTATAAAAGCACAGTTGGTGCACTCCAATATGCAACAATCACTAGACCTGACATTTCTTATGTTGTAAATAAAGCATGTCAACAATTCATATTGGTCAGTTGTCAAGAGGATATTAAGGTATTTGAAAGACACTGTTTATTATGGTTTTAA